A genomic segment from Glycine max cultivar Williams 82 chromosome 1, Glycine_max_v4.0, whole genome shotgun sequence encodes:
- the LOC102668117 gene encoding uncharacterized protein — protein MSIKYLFKHIKKGYDRITTALVPAQNDDETTEQSIDKVKHYLDGRYISPCEACWRIFSFQIHKRSPVAERLYFHLPSENSVIFEDDDDIDVLLSKPTIKESMFTSWLKANKIFHEGKYLTYL, from the coding sequence ATGTccatcaaatatttattcaagcACATTAAAAAAGGTTATGATCGCATAACCACGGCTCTTGTACCTGCCCAGAATGACGATGAAACAACTGAGCAGTCTATTGATAAGGTTAAGCATTATCTCGATGGTAGGTATATTTCTCCTTGTGAAGCTTGTTGGAGAATATTTTCATTCCAGATTCACAAGAGATCACCTGTTGCTGAAAGGTTGTACTTTCATTTACCTAGTGAAAATTCAGTAatatttgaagatgatgatgacattgatgttttgCTGTCCAAGCCAACAATTAAGGAGTCCATGTTTACTTCTTGGCTAAAAGCTAACAAGATtttccatgaaggaaaatatctAACATATTTGTAA